The stretch of DNA GGCAGACTCCGCGGTGAAGCGGACTTCGACCTCGCTCGTGTGGGCCGGGTCGGTTTCCAGCCGCCAAGTCGGCCCGATGTCCCAGGTGAAGACGACGCGGTTCGGCGGCTCGAAGGCGACGATTCTCGCCCACTTGCACAGGCTGCCGTCCTCGCCGCGGTCATAGATGTGTCCGCCGACGCGGCCCTCCAACACTGTCTCGACGATGGGAACGCTCAGCAGATTGTGTTCGCGCGGCTTGAAGTCGCCGAACCTCTCGGTGAACACGCGAAATGCACGGTCGAGTGGGGCGTTGACGACGACGTCGTGACGGATGCTTACGGGTCGCGCTTGCGTCATGATTCCTCTCCTTCCAGATCCTCGACGGTGTCTTTGAAACCGGCCAACGCCTGCACCCAGAACCGGTCGAGGTCGGCGCGCAACGCTTCGAGCCCAGTCGGGTCCAACTGATAGACCCGTCGTGTGCCTGCGGCGCGGTCGCGCACCAGCCCGGCACGTTTGAGGACTTTGAGATGTTGCGATACCGCGGGCCTGCTGACGGGCAGGTCACGGGCGAGTTCGCCCACTGCCATCGGCCCGTGCGCGAGACGTTCCACGATCGAGCGCCGGGTGCGGTCAGCGAGCGCCACCCAGACGTCGTCTTGGTAAGTCTGCACGAACCGTAAGCTACCACTTACCAATGCGGGTGATCAACGGTCGTCGAATGTCGCCGCCGATTCGATGGTGACCAGCTCGGCCAGGCCGCTGATAGTGAGGCTGCGGATCAGCACGGGATGGACGATGAGATGGAT from Mycobacterium sp. JS623 encodes:
- a CDS encoding SRPBCC family protein: MTQARPVSIRHDVVVNAPLDRAFRVFTERFGDFKPREHNLLSVPIVETVLEGRVGGHIYDRGEDGSLCKWARIVAFEPPNRVVFTWDIGPTWRLETDPAHTSEVEVRFTAESAERTRVELEHRHIERHGDGWESVAAGVDGDAGWPLYLGRYADLFGQ
- a CDS encoding ArsR/SmtB family transcription factor is translated as MQTYQDDVWVALADRTRRSIVERLAHGPMAVGELARDLPVSRPAVSQHLKVLKRAGLVRDRAAGTRRVYQLDPTGLEALRADLDRFWVQALAGFKDTVEDLEGEES